A genomic segment from Deinococcus yavapaiensis KR-236 encodes:
- a CDS encoding GntR family transcriptional regulator: MTDDTPLYLQVEARLRQGLAIGTWPADQALPPERQLAEELGVSRRTLRKALERLEDEGAVIRKRGSGTYAASIPAQDEDVPRLHRPLQTLTSFTEDMRARGHTVTSRWLIREITAATPDEALALAISPTARVARLKRLRFADDEPVGVELAVLPAEIAPEPEKIEHSLYSYLDVTNSRPVRALQHIRAMLMPAKEAELLQIPPTEPALFTRRVTYHASGRPIEFTRSFYRADRYDFVVEIGGR; encoded by the coding sequence ATGACGGATGACACGCCGCTGTACCTGCAAGTCGAGGCGCGGCTCCGCCAAGGCCTCGCCATTGGTACCTGGCCGGCGGACCAAGCGCTTCCCCCCGAACGCCAACTGGCCGAGGAACTCGGCGTGTCCCGCCGTACCCTCCGCAAAGCCCTCGAACGCCTCGAAGACGAAGGCGCCGTCATTCGAAAGCGCGGCTCGGGCACGTACGCCGCCAGCATTCCCGCGCAGGATGAGGACGTCCCACGCCTTCATCGACCGCTCCAGACGCTCACGAGCTTCACAGAGGACATGCGCGCGCGCGGCCACACCGTCACGTCGAGGTGGCTGATTCGAGAGATCACGGCCGCCACGCCCGACGAGGCGCTCGCCCTCGCCATCTCCCCGACCGCTCGCGTCGCGCGCCTCAAACGCCTGCGGTTCGCCGACGACGAACCGGTCGGCGTGGAACTGGCCGTCCTGCCCGCCGAGATCGCGCCCGAACCCGAGAAGATCGAGCACTCCCTGTACTCGTACTTGGACGTGACCAACTCCCGGCCCGTCCGCGCCCTTCAACACATCCGCGCGATGCTCATGCCCGCCAAAGAAGCCGAACTTTTGCAAATTCCGCCGACCGAACCGGCGTTGTTCACGCGTCGCGTCACGTACCATGCCAGCGGCCGACCCATCGAATTCACCCGCAGCTTCTACCGCGCCGACCGGTACGACTTCGTCGTGGAAATCGGCGGACGCTGA
- a CDS encoding ABC transporter permease, which translates to MTHHRGTPDAVPTADASLRAADRRRLVRHVAAILLRMVVMLWLVTTITFVVVRALPGNPIDLYIQDLAASGLSPEEARSRASAVLRFDVQGSFLEQYVQYVTNVTRGDLGNSSILSPGSPVLPMILARLPWTILSVGIALTLSFIIGVRLGLIAAMRRHAWTDHLISNTWAAIDSIPAVLLAVVAILLLGVVWKIVPIEWMRGAYDPATTPGFNWPFIKSALLHYLVPGTVYTLTSLGGWVLAMRSNAMSAISDDYVHVARARGLGEPRIRDAYVGRNAILPLVTGFAIAVGFTVSGSVLIEKVFVTPGVGALLADAIARRDYPLMQGVVLITTFAVLVATAVADALSTWLDPRIRLGGDSA; encoded by the coding sequence GTGACGCATCACCGTGGAACACCGGACGCGGTCCCCACCGCAGACGCGTCTCTGCGCGCCGCCGACCGCCGCCGCCTCGTTCGGCACGTCGCCGCGATCTTGCTGCGCATGGTCGTGATGCTTTGGCTCGTCACGACCATCACCTTCGTCGTCGTTCGCGCGCTGCCCGGCAACCCGATCGATTTGTACATCCAAGATCTCGCCGCTTCGGGCCTTAGCCCCGAAGAAGCGCGTTCGCGCGCCTCGGCCGTCCTGCGCTTCGACGTGCAGGGCAGCTTTCTGGAGCAGTACGTCCAATACGTCACCAACGTCACTCGCGGTGACCTCGGCAACTCGTCGATCCTCTCGCCCGGCTCGCCCGTCCTTCCCATGATCCTCGCGCGCCTTCCGTGGACGATCCTCAGCGTCGGCATCGCGCTCACGCTCAGCTTCATCATCGGCGTTCGCCTTGGCTTGATCGCCGCGATGCGCCGCCACGCGTGGACCGACCACCTTATCAGCAACACCTGGGCCGCCATCGACTCCATTCCCGCCGTTCTGCTCGCCGTCGTCGCGATCTTGTTGTTGGGCGTGGTGTGGAAGATCGTTCCCATCGAGTGGATGCGCGGCGCGTACGACCCGGCGACCACCCCAGGGTTCAACTGGCCGTTCATCAAAAGCGCCTTGCTGCACTACCTCGTGCCAGGCACCGTCTACACCCTCACCTCGCTCGGCGGGTGGGTGCTGGCGATGCGCAGCAACGCCATGAGCGCGATCAGCGACGATTACGTTCACGTCGCCCGCGCCCGCGGTCTCGGCGAGCCGCGCATTCGTGACGCGTACGTCGGCCGCAACGCCATCTTGCCGCTCGTCACCGGCTTCGCCATCGCGGTGGGCTTCACCGTCAGCGGCAGCGTCCTGATCGAGAAAGTCTTCGTCACGCCCGGCGTCGGCGCCCTCCTCGCCGACGCCATCGCCCGCCGCGACTATCCGCTGATGCAAGGCGTCGTCTTGATCACCACCTTCGCCGTGCTCGTCGCGACCGCCGTCGCCGACGCGTTGTCCACCTGGCTCGATCCTCGCATCCGCCTCGGAGGCGATTCGGCGTGA
- a CDS encoding serine hydrolase domain-containing protein, producing the protein MTLTVSTAQLTRTTSARWLRGFLHLYDESTLAELVAYVSSTSAPDVRVEESDLRPVATPAPHLGDWVAPLVYLNRGLKVEVVHEETNARICVTARERLPVVTGRVRLTVTVDPLTGQLQRFHMASVHDGHRFVTVPVRPAARTSVWAAARNYLDTVGNLDVFSGCVLVQGPAEPLLDMCLGEAHQATGAMITSRTRFNLASITKAFTAVAALRLAQEGRFDVHDEVNAFLPQPVNAWRGVTPHQLLTHTAGFDPAVLTGDLHWLWKDRCRDMAAWWHLVRFREPDAARRGGWHYSNVGYVILGLAIQHAAEEDYYTYVKRVVFDAAGMDGADFDELDFEHPERAMGYEVHASKPDLPARPRRSHVREVEIRGGPHGYAYSTAADLVRFIRALRGGQLLDEERTRLMLESVVPTNRPDSQAGYGLFHVHADERALLHVSGAGAGISAWLDHDLERDTTTVVLSNYAPPAAHRVGRELRSLLARA; encoded by the coding sequence GTGACCCTGACCGTGTCCACCGCGCAACTCACGAGAACCACGTCCGCTCGCTGGCTTCGAGGCTTCCTTCATCTGTACGACGAGTCGACCCTTGCCGAACTCGTCGCGTACGTCTCCTCGACCTCCGCGCCCGACGTGCGCGTGGAGGAAAGCGACCTTCGGCCCGTCGCGACGCCCGCGCCGCACCTCGGCGATTGGGTCGCGCCCCTCGTGTACCTCAACCGCGGCCTGAAAGTCGAGGTCGTGCACGAGGAAACCAACGCTCGCATCTGCGTCACGGCGCGCGAACGCCTTCCCGTCGTGACGGGCCGCGTCCGCTTGACGGTCACCGTCGACCCGCTCACCGGTCAGCTTCAACGGTTCCACATGGCGTCCGTTCACGACGGGCACCGCTTCGTGACGGTGCCCGTCCGTCCTGCCGCGCGCACGTCCGTCTGGGCGGCAGCGCGCAATTACCTCGATACCGTGGGCAACCTCGACGTCTTCTCCGGCTGCGTCCTCGTGCAAGGTCCCGCCGAGCCCCTGCTCGACATGTGCCTCGGCGAAGCGCACCAGGCGACCGGCGCGATGATCACGTCACGCACGCGCTTCAACCTCGCGTCCATCACCAAGGCGTTCACGGCCGTCGCGGCACTTCGCCTCGCGCAAGAGGGCCGGTTCGATGTGCACGACGAGGTGAACGCTTTCCTGCCACAGCCCGTGAACGCTTGGCGAGGCGTCACGCCACACCAGTTGCTCACCCACACCGCCGGCTTCGACCCCGCCGTCCTCACGGGGGACTTGCACTGGCTGTGGAAGGACCGCTGCCGCGACATGGCCGCGTGGTGGCACCTCGTGCGCTTCCGCGAGCCGGACGCCGCGCGTCGCGGCGGGTGGCACTACAGCAACGTCGGGTACGTCATCCTGGGTCTGGCCATTCAGCACGCCGCCGAAGAGGATTACTACACCTACGTCAAGCGCGTCGTGTTCGACGCGGCGGGCATGGACGGCGCGGACTTCGACGAGCTCGACTTCGAGCATCCGGAGCGCGCCATGGGCTACGAGGTGCACGCGTCCAAGCCGGACCTACCGGCGCGACCGCGCCGCAGTCACGTGCGCGAAGTGGAGATTCGAGGCGGTCCCCACGGGTACGCGTACTCGACCGCCGCGGACCTCGTTCGCTTCATTCGCGCGCTGCGCGGCGGACAACTCCTCGACGAGGAGCGCACGCGCCTGATGCTCGAATCCGTCGTGCCGACCAACCGCCCCGACAGTCAAGCCGGGTATGGCCTGTTTCACGTGCACGCCGACGAGCGCGCGTTGCTGCACGTTTCCGGGGCGGGCGCCGGGATCAGCGCGTGGCTCGACCACGACTTGGAGCGCGACACCACCACGGTGGTGCTTTCCAACTACGCGCCGCCCGCCGCGCACCGCGTCGGGCGCGAGTTGCGCAGCCTCCTCGCCCGCGCCTGA
- a CDS encoding ABC transporter permease, which produces MTTPPTPLAASARRVRSNATPTALIGTTLFALLVVVSFLGALVVGAPQLDATTISGPPSASHVLGTDYQGRDNLALLVRGGADMVLLALIAGTLTTLVAVTLGSASAYVGGRVDALLMRATDLWLTIPRFILLVVVASTWRVQSTVALAALIAVFSWPVLARQVRANVLSLKEREYIEAARLLDLGPVHMLLRELLPSMAPFIVVSTIQSMTQAIYQQVGLAFLGILPLRDNWGLLFSVAYGQNAIYFADAAWSVLAPIGAICLLQLSLVMMARGYEETFNPRLRSQR; this is translated from the coding sequence GTGACCACTCCTCCCACTCCACTCGCCGCGAGCGCGCGCCGCGTTCGCTCGAATGCCACGCCCACCGCGCTGATCGGCACCACGCTGTTCGCCTTGCTCGTCGTGGTCTCCTTCCTCGGCGCGCTCGTCGTCGGCGCTCCGCAACTCGACGCGACGACGATCAGCGGGCCGCCCAGCGCCTCGCACGTGCTCGGCACCGACTACCAAGGGCGCGACAACTTGGCGTTGCTCGTTCGGGGCGGCGCCGACATGGTCCTGCTCGCCTTGATCGCCGGGACGCTCACCACGCTCGTCGCCGTCACCCTCGGCAGCGCCAGCGCGTACGTCGGCGGTCGTGTCGACGCCCTGCTGATGCGCGCCACCGACCTGTGGCTCACCATTCCCCGCTTCATCCTCCTCGTCGTCGTCGCCAGCACGTGGCGCGTTCAATCCACCGTCGCCCTGGCCGCCCTCATCGCCGTGTTCAGTTGGCCGGTCCTCGCGCGGCAAGTTCGCGCGAACGTCTTGTCACTCAAAGAACGCGAGTACATCGAAGCGGCCCGCCTGCTCGACCTCGGCCCCGTCCACATGCTGCTGCGAGAACTGCTTCCGAGCATGGCGCCGTTCATCGTCGTCAGCACCATCCAATCGATGACGCAAGCGATCTACCAACAAGTCGGCCTCGCCTTCCTCGGCATCCTCCCCCTGCGCGACAACTGGGGTCTGCTGTTCAGCGTCGCGTACGGACAAAACGCCATCTACTTCGCCGACGCCGCGTGGAGCGTCCTCGCTCCCATCGGCGCGATCTGCTTGCTGCAACTGTCGCTCGTGATGATGGCGCGCGGCTACGAGGAAACCTTCAACCCCCGCCTCAGGAGCCAGCGATGA
- a CDS encoding ABC transporter ATP-binding protein: protein MTASSSVLTVRDLNVTYRGARGPVHAVSDASFDLHVDECIALIGESGSGKSTLGQSLARLLPVKTTAITGQVTYHGRRGPENVLTFTAPDLRAFRWRECAYVTQSAISAFNPLLRISEHFEETARAHGAFGRGSRTAAFELLESVRLEPTRVWNAYPHELSGGMRQRVLLALALLLEPKILILDEPTTALDVLTQRAIIDVLTSVRRRKKLGIIFISHDLGVASELADRLFTMYAGRIVETGTTEQVLRRTAHPYTASLLRAIPSLETQRDVTSIPGSPPNLVTLPTGCPFHPRCVHARPQCTRGHAPPLDLVDAGHGSACHFAGNVQAQTVRERKQHV, encoded by the coding sequence ATGACCGCTTCATCTTCCGTTCTCACGGTTCGCGACTTGAACGTCACGTACCGCGGCGCGCGAGGCCCCGTTCATGCCGTGAGTGACGCCAGCTTCGACTTGCACGTCGACGAGTGCATCGCCCTGATCGGCGAGAGCGGCAGCGGCAAGAGCACCCTCGGGCAGAGCCTCGCGCGTCTCCTGCCCGTCAAGACGACCGCCATCACCGGCCAAGTCACCTACCACGGTCGGCGCGGCCCCGAGAACGTCTTGACCTTCACCGCCCCCGACCTGCGCGCCTTCCGCTGGCGGGAATGCGCGTACGTCACGCAAAGCGCCATCAGCGCCTTCAATCCGCTGCTCCGCATCTCCGAGCACTTCGAGGAGACCGCCCGCGCGCACGGCGCCTTCGGCAGAGGATCGCGCACGGCAGCCTTCGAATTGCTCGAAAGCGTCCGGTTGGAACCGACCCGCGTATGGAACGCCTATCCACACGAGCTGAGCGGCGGCATGCGGCAACGCGTCCTGCTCGCCCTCGCCCTGCTGCTCGAACCCAAGATCCTGATTCTCGACGAGCCCACGACAGCCCTCGACGTGCTCACGCAACGCGCCATCATCGACGTTCTCACCTCCGTGCGGCGCCGAAAGAAGCTCGGCATCATCTTCATCAGCCACGACCTCGGCGTCGCCAGCGAACTCGCCGACCGCCTGTTCACCATGTACGCCGGACGCATCGTCGAAACCGGAACCACCGAGCAAGTCCTGCGGCGCACCGCGCACCCTTACACCGCCAGCTTGCTGCGCGCCATTCCCTCGCTCGAAACGCAGCGTGACGTCACCAGCATTCCCGGCTCCCCTCCTAACCTCGTCACCCTCCCGACCGGCTGCCCGTTTCATCCTCGCTGCGTTCACGCGCGCCCCCAGTGCACGCGCGGACACGCGCCGCCGCTCGACCTCGTCGACGCCGGTCACGGCAGCGCCTGCCACTTCGCCGGGAACGTCCAGGCGCAGACCGTCCGCGAAAGGAAGCAGCATGTCTGA